GCTGCGGCCACCGGGCACCAGGTCCGCGGGCCGGAGCACCGGCGAGCGCGCGGAGGTGGCCGCATGAGCCGCCGGCCCGCACATGTCACCAGCGGTCCGTACGCCCCGCCGGTACCGCGGACGACGCTGACCGCCACCTCGGCCGACGGCGCGCGGCTGTACACCGAGGTCCACGGCCCCGAGTCCGCCCCGGCCGTCGTCCTGGCGCACGGCTGGACCTGCTCGACCGCCTTCTGGGCCCCGGTCGTCCGCGAGCTGGCCACCGACCACAAGGTCGTCGTCTACGACCAGCGCGGCCACGGCCGCAGCCCCGCCGCCGGTCCGGCGGGCCACAGCACCCATGCGCTCGCCGACGACCTGGTCGCCGTACTGGAGGCGACCCTGGAGGCGGGCGAACGCGCCGTGGTGGGCGGCCACTCCATGGGCGGCATGACGATCATGGCCGCCGCCGAGCGGCCGCAGCTGCGTGAACGGGCCGCGGCAGCGCTGCTGTGCAGCACCGGCAGCGCCGATCTGCCCGCCGAATCACGGGTGTTCCCGCTGCGCAGCCCGCAGGGCAGGCGGCGCGCCCACCGGCTGCTGCTGCGCTCGCGGGCCCCGCTCGGCCCCGTATCGCCGCTCGCCAAACGCGCACTGAAGTACGCCACCATGGGCCCCGGTGCCACCGCCGAGCAGATCGAGGCCTGTGCGCGCATCGTGCACGCCTGCCCGGCCGGGGTACGGGCCCGCTGGGGCACGGTGCTGGCCGGCCTCGAACTCACCGGTGGCGTCAGCAGGCTGGAGCTGCCGACCGCGGTCCTCGCGGGCACCGCCGACCGGCTCACCCCGCTGGTGCACGCCCGCCGGCTGGCCTCCGTCCTCCCCGACTTCCGCGGGCTGACCGAGCTGCCGGGCCTGGGCCACATGACGCCGATCGAGGACCCCGGCGCGGTCTCCGGCCGGCTGCGCGCGCTCGTACAGGACCATCTGCACGGCACCGGCAGCGGACCGGCCGCCACCGCCGAAGTGCCAAGCGGCACGCGGCAGAAGAGGGAGAAGACGGCATGAGGGCGAGCAGGAGTCTGCAGGGGCAGGTCGTCGTGGTGACCGGCGCGGCGCGCGGGGTCGGTGCGCTGCTGGCCCGCAAGCTGTCGGCGCGCGGTGCGTCGCTGGCGCTGGTCGGGCTGGAGCCGGACGAGCTGCGCGGGGTCGCGGCCGCGCTGCACGGCCCGGCGCACCACTGGCACGCCGATGTCACCGACCACGAGGCGATGGCCCGGGTGGCGGGCGAGGTCAAGGACCGCTTCGGGAAGGTCGATGTGGTCGTCGCCAACGCCGGGGTGGCGACCGGCGGCCCGTTCGTCGACTCCGACCCGGTCGCCTGGAAGCGGGTCATCGAGGTCAACCTCATCGGCGGCGCGGTCACCGGTCGCGCCTTCCTGCCCGTCCTCATGGAATCCCGTGGCTACTTCCTGCAGATCGCCTCGCTGGCGGCGATCTCCCCGGCGCCGATGATGACCGCGTACTGCGCGTCCAAGTCGGGCGTCGAGGCGTTCGCGCACAGTCTGCGTGCCGAGGTGGGTCACAAGGGCGTACGGGTCGGCGTCGGCTATCTGAGCTGGACGGACACCGACATGGTGCGGGGCGCCGACCAGGACGACATCATGCGCGAGCTGCGCTCCCGGCTGCCCTGGCCGTCGAACAAGACCTATCCGCTGGGCCCGGCCGTCGACCGGATCGTCGCGGGCATCGAGCGCCGCTCCGCACATGTCTACGGGCAGTGGTGGCTGCGCGGGATGCAGTCGGTCCGCGGATATCTGCCGGCGCTCGTCGGGGCGGCGGGCGGGCGGGAGATGCGGCGCTTCGGAGACCGGCTGGAGGGGCGGCGGGTCGGTCTGGTGGGCGCCGGCGGCGAGGCCGACGAGAAGGAGCGGGCGGACCGGTGAGCGCCCGCCGAGCACCTGCTGATTCTCACGGAGCGTAGTCATCCGTGATCGAAATGCGAGCAATGTCCGGGCGTGTCACGCTGAACGGGGCCCAACCCCCCTACACCCCACTAGGAGTGAACAGCATGGGCATCAAGGACCAGTTCCAGGACAAGGCCAACGAGCTCAAGGACCAGGCGCACAAGGCCTCGGGCGACGCTCGCGAGCAGGGTCACGAGCGCGGTCAGCGCCAGGACCAGGAGCGTGGCGGTCAGCGCCAGGACCGTGAGAGCGACCGTCGTCAGGGCGGCCAGGACCGTGGGCAGCAGCCCCGTGACCGTGGCCAGCAGCCCCGCCGGCCGGCCCAGGACGCGATGGACGCCGCCGAGGGCCGCTTCCAGAGCTGACATGGCTCGTCCTGAACACCACGCGCGGCGGCGTACGCGCCATGCGTGAAGGGGCGCACCCGGTCGACCGGGTGCGCCCCACCGCATGTCAGCTGACGACCTTGAGCTCCGTCGGCCAGCCGTACTGCTCCGCCTTGGCGAAGAGGTTCGTGATGTGGGCCGGGCTCAGCTTGATGCAGCCCAGCGAGCGGTAGTCATCGTCGCCGTCCCAGCGGTAGGGGTTGTCCTTGCCGGGCTGGGAGTCCGCCTGGCTTCCCTCGGGCCACATCTCGCTGTGCACGAACAGCTCGGCGCGGGTGGTCCGGCCGTTCTCGCACACCTTGTCCTGGACGTGTATCACCTTCCCGTTGATCCCTTGGTCCCCGCCGTTGTAGTGCGCGTCGTGGGCCAGCACCTGATAGGTGCCGTTCGGCAGCCAGCCCTGCGAACTGGCGCACTCGTCCTTGGCGTTGCGGCCGCCGTTGCCGGAGCCCGCGCGGTACTTGGCGAGCACCTTGTCCTTGGCGTTCGGGATGCTCTTCATCAGGTAGAGCCGCGAGTTGCCCGGGTTGCTCTGGTTCTTGTTGAAGTAGAGGTACGTACCGTCGGCCGCGGCCGTTTTGGTGGTCTGCCCGGACGCCGGCTGGGCGGCCAGTGCGGGGGCGGCTTCGGTGGCGGCCAGTCCGCCGGTCAGCGCGAGCGCGGCGGCCAGCGGAAGGATCCGTCGACGGATTCCCATCGGTGTATCTCCGTTGAGGTGGGGTGTGTTGGCGGGGCGTGCAGCGGCTGCCCCGGGCGGGAACGGTACGACCCCGATGTAATGGTTCTATTACCGGGAAGTGATGGCCCGTCTCGGACCGGAATCCGGCTGTCCGGGCAGGCCGGAGGGGGTGCGGCGGTGATGTCCGGGCCGCGGCGTGCGTGAGGGGCGCACCCGGCCTCCCGGGTGCGCCCCACGACTTCCCCCCAACCCCCTTGGCTACAAAATCATTTGAGGCCGTCGGTCAGCTGACGACCTTGAGCGCCTTCGGCCAGCCGTAGTGCCCGGCCTTGACGAAGAGGTTCATGATGTGGGCCGGGGTCAGCTTGATGCAGCCCAGTGAGTAGTAGTCCCGGACGCCGTCCCAGCGGTAGGGGTTGTCCCGGCCGGGCTTGTGGGCACCCTGTGTGCCGTTGACGTTCATCTCGCTGTGCACGAACAGCTCGGTGCGCTTGGTCCTGCCGTTCTTGCAGACCTTGTCCTGGACGTGGATCGCATAGCCGTTGATGCCCCGGGACCCGCCGTTGTGGCGCTTGGTGTGGTCCAGCACCCGGTAGCTGCCGTTGGGCAGCCAGCCCTGCATGCTCGCGCACTCGTTCTTGGCGTTGCGGCCGCCGTTGCCGGAGCCCGCGCGGTACTTGGCGAGCACCTTGTCCTTGGCGTTCGGGATGCTCTTCATCAGGTAGAGCCGCGAGTTGCTCGGGTTGCTCTGGTTCTTGTTGAAGTAGAGGTACGTACCGCCCGCGGCGGCCGGCCGGGCGGACGGTCCGGACGCCGGGTGGGCGGCGAGCGCGGGGGCGGCTTCGGTGGCGGCGAGGCCGCCGGTGAGCGCCAGTGCGGCGGCGAGCGGAACGATCCGGTGACGGATTCCCATCGGAGTATCTCCCGTTGTGTGGTGGCTCGTTGGTGTGCGGTGCGGTGCCGGCCGGGCAGGACAAGACCCTGCTGGGGCCGCGGCTGTCCGGCAAGGGGAATCGGCCGGCCCGGACAGACGGGGGACGTCCGGGCAGGTCGGACGGGGCGCGGCGGCGTTGTCCGGAGGGGTGAAGGGCGCTGTCCGGGGTGACGGGCACGGTGTTGTGGCCACGGCCCGGCGGCGGTTCAATGGCCCGCATGAGAAGCACGGGGGGATCCGGCGGCTTATGTCCGGCCGCGGCCGGTGACGCGGTCGCACTCGTCGAGCTGATGCAACAGCTCAAGGAACGGTCAGGATTGACGTACCGTCAGCTCGAACAACGGGCGGCGGAACGGGGCGAGGTGCTGGCCCGCAGTACCCTCGCCGACGTCCTGCGCAGACGGACCCTGCCGCGGGCCGAACTCCTCGCCGTCTTCCTCCGGGCCTGCGGCTGCGCGGAGGACGAGGTCGGCGCGTGGCTCGCGGCGCGGCAGGGCATCGAGGAGCGGGCGGCGGCGGGTGCCGGGGAGTCGTCGGATGCCGGGGAGCCGCCGGACGTCGGCGCGCGGCCGGATGGCGGGGAGTCGGCCGGTGGCGCTGCCGTACCGGACGCCGCGCGCCGGAGCCCGTACCGCAGCCGGCGGGTGCTGCTGAGCGGCGCCGCCGCGCTGGTGGCGCTGCTGCTCGCCGTCGGCATACCGCTGATGACCGGGGACGCCGCCGCCCCGCCCGAGGCCGCGGCGAAGGCGTCGCTGCCCACGGGCGAGGTCCGCATCCGCCCGCTGAGGACCCCGGGCCTGTGCCTGACGGACGGGCGGGTGCTGCGGGAGCGCCGGTACCGCACGGTCGCCATGCAGCGGCCCTGCGCGGAGGCCGTGCCGCCGCAGACGCATCTGACGGCGGCCGGGGCGGGGCGCCACCGCATCCAGTGGACCCATCGTGACCACGGCAAGGGCTGTCTGGTCCTGCTGCGCGAGTCCGGTCTGGAGGGGCTGCTGGAGCCGTGGGACGACTGCAGGGCGGGCGGTCCTGCCCAGCTGTTCCGGGTGGAACCGGCCGGTGGGCGGACGGGCGCCGGCGGGACGGCGTACCGGCTGCGGCTGAGCGGAGAGGGCGCCGAGCGGTGCGTCACCCTCGGCGGCGACGAGCCCGGCGCCACCGCCCTCGCCCGGCCCTGCACGGGGAAGGACGACCAGAAGTTCCTGATCGGCCCGGGGTGAGGCGGCCCGGGCCCGCAGGCGTCAGGCGCCGGCCGCCTCGGCCGTGCCTCCGCTGCGCGGCGGCAACGGGGGCCGCCGCAGGTCCGGCACGTCCGACAGATCCGGAGGCATCGCCGCCGGATGCCGCTCCAGCAGCTCCAGCGCCGTACGGATCGCGACGCCCAGCTGGGGATGCCGGCCCTCGGCCCAGTGCAGCGGGGAGCGCAGCGCCTCGATGTCGACCTCGACGCCGTGGTTCTCCACGCCCCAGCCGTAGAGCCGGAACCACGCGGCGTTCATCGGGACGGTGATCGCGGTGCCGTCGGCGAGCCGGTGCCGGCCGGTCATCCCGACCACTCCGCCCCAGGTGCGCATGCCGACCACCGGGCCGAGGCCCTGGAGCTTGAAGGCCGCGGTGATCATGTCGCCGTCGGACGAGGTCATCTCGTCGGCGACCGCCACGACCGGGCCGCGCGGCGCGTTGCTGGTGTACGAGACGGGCTCGGCGTCACGGGTCAGGTCCCAGCCCATGATGGTGCGGGTCAGCTTCTCGATCACCAGCTCGGAGATGTTGCCGCCCGCGTTGCCCCGTACGTCCACGATCAGGGCGGGCCGGGAGACCTCCATCCGCAGATCGCGGTTGAACTGCGCCCAGCCGGAGCCGCCCATGTCGGGGATGTGCAGATAGCCGCACCGGCCGCTGCTCAACTCCCGTACCACCGCCCGGCGTTTGGCCACCCAGTCCTGGTAGCGCAGCGGCCGCTCGTCGATCAGCGGGACCACCGCGACCCGGCGGGCCGGGCCCTCGTCCTCCGGCGGGGAGAAGCTGAGCTCCACGGTGGTGCCGCCGGCCGCGGCCAGCAGCGGATACGGGCCGGCCACCGGGTCCACCGGGCGGCCGTCGACATGGGTGAGCGCCGCGCCCTCGCGGATGCCCGTACCGGCCAGCGGGGAGCGGGCCTTGGAGTCCGAGGACTCACCGGGCAGGATCCGCGTGACCACCCAACGGCCGTCCCGGCACACGAGGTTGGCGCCGAGCAGGCCCATGGCGCGCTGGTAGTGCGGCGGCCCCTCGTTGCGCCGGGCGCCGGAGACATAGGCGTGCGAGGTGCCCAGTTCGCCCATCACCTCGCGCAGCAGATCGGCGAACTCGTCGGGGGAGGCGACCCGGTCGAGCAGCGGCCGGTACTGCGCCAGCACCGCGTCCCAGTCGATGCCGCACATCCGCGGCTCCCAGAAGTACGCCCGGGTGATCCGGCCCGCCTCCTCGAACGCCTGGTGCCACTCCGCCACCGGATCGACATCGTGCAGGATGCGCCGCAGGTCCAGGAAGACCGTGGAGTCGCTGTCCGGCTGTTCGGTCGCCGGGACCGCGCGCAGCTCGCCCTCGTCGTTGACGACCAGCCGGGAGCCGTCGCCGCTGAGCGCGAACCCGTCCAGGGAGCTGGTGAGTTCGGTGCGCCGCGCCTTGGTCAGATCGAAGTGTTCGAGGGTGGGACGGCCCGAGGTCTCGGCCGGGTTGGCGAAGGTCTCGCCGAGCGCACCGGAGATCGGCCAGCGCAGCCAGACCAGCCCGCCGCCGCTGACCGGCTCCAGGGAGGAGTACTTGGACGCCGCCACCGGGAACGGGGTGACCCGGTTCTCCAGCCCCTCGACCTCGACCAGCAATGGCCCCTCACCGGCCGGTGGCGGAACCTCGTCCGGGTCCAGGCCGCCCGCCGCGGGCCGGCCCTCCGGGGACAGCGCGAAGGGGGAGGGGGTCGCCGACGACAGCGGGACGAGATAGGGCCGGCAGCCCAGCGGGAACGACAGATCGCCGGTGTGCACGTCGTAGACCGGGTCGAAGCCGCGCCAGGACAGGAACGCCAGATAGCGGCCGTCGCGGGTGAACACCGGCTGCTCGTCCTCGAACCGGCCGTTGGTGACGTCCACGATGTGCCGGTCGGCCAGCCGGGCCATCTTGATCTGCCGCAGCGACCGTCCGATGCCGGGGTGCGACCAGGTCAGCCAGCGGGAGTCGGGGGAGAACGCCAGGTCGCGGACCGGGCCGTTGGTGGAGCGGATCAGCTCGGTGACACCGCCGGAGGCGGTCTCCTCCTCGCTCGCCCCCTCCTCCGGCCGGGCCACGTCCACCAGCAGCAGCCGGCCGTCGTTCGCGGCCACCGCCAGCCGTTCGCCGTCCGGGGCGGCGGTCATCTCGTGGACCCGGCCCAGCTCACCGGCGGCCAGCCGGCGCGGCTCGCCCGGCGCGCTGGCCCGCGGCAGATTGGTGATCTCGATCGCGTCGGCGCCCTCGGCGTCGGTGACATAGGCGATCCGCCCGCTGGCGCCCAGCATTTCGGGGAGCCGGACCCGTACGCCCGGGACGTCATGGATCGTCCGGGCCGGGCCGTCGCGGTGGGTGAGCCAGTACAGGCTGCCGCGTACGCCGACCGCGCTGGCCCGCCCGGTCGTGTCCACCGCGAGCGCGGTGACGTGCGAGGCGGCCGGGACCTGGTAGCTGCGCCGGCCGGCCCGCGGACCGCCCAGGCGCACCGCCAGCTTGCGCGGGACCGCGTCCGGGGCGAGGTCGTCGATCAGCCAGAGTTCACCGGCGCACTGGTAGATGATCCGCTCGCCGTCGGTCGAGGCGTGCCGGGCGTAGAAGTCGCCGTGGTCGGAGTGGCGGCGCAGATCGGTGCTGTCGGGCAGGCAGGAGTAGACATTGGCGATGCCCTCGTGGTCGGAGAGGAACGCGATCCGGCCGTCGACGAACATCACCGAGTCGAGGTGCCCGTGCAGGTCCGGCAGCAGCCGGGTGCCGTGCAGCCACATCCGGCCCATCGCACCGCCCCGGTAGCGCTTCCAGGAGGCGGGCTCGTGCGGCGGTTTGCCGCTCAGCAGCAGGGTGCGGTGCTCCCCTGCGATGTCCGCGACCGCGATGTCGGAGACCGGCCCCCAGGGCAGCTGGCCGCCGGGGCTGCCGTCGGTGGGCAGGCTGTAGGCCCACGAGTAGTACGAGAACGGCTGGCCGTGCGAGGAGACCGCCAGGATGTGCGAGTGGCCCTCGTGGTCGGGGGGCGTCCAGCCGCAGACCCGGGCGTCGGTGCTGCCCCAGTACGTCAGCCGGCGGGCCGGGCCGCCCTCGACCGGTGCGAGATGGACCTCGGGGTCGAGGCTGCGCCAGGTGGTGAAGGCGATCTGCTGCCCGTCGGGGGAGAAGCGGGGGTGGCCGACGCGGGTGCGGTCCACGGTCAGCCGCCAGGCGCGGCCGGGTTCCTCGCCGTCCGGGGCGATCGGGGCGATCCACAGGTCGTCCTCGGCGGCGAAGCAGAGCAGACCGCCGTGCAGATGCGGAAAGCGCAGATACGAGCCGCCGGGCGGGTCCGGCCGGGCCGGCATCCGGCGCAGCCGCCCACGAGGCTTGGCGGGGTTCGGCTCCGGGCGCGGCCCGACGGCCTCGGGTGCATCGCTCACGCACCCATCGTTTCGGGACGAGCAAGCGGCGGCAACTCGGTCGGGTGACGCAGACCACTGTCGCGTGGCCCGGCGGCGCCGGTTTCCCCTCATTCGCACGCATGTGCCATCACGGGTGGGTGCCCAGATGGGACCCCCTTCCGGGAGCGCCGTGGCCGTTTCGCATCATGGGCGCTCTTGCAACGTATTTGCAGGAGGCACCACCATTGGTGGGTTGCAGAGCCTGAAGCGGAGAAGCCGAGATGCACGTACCCGATGGATTCATCAATGCGCCGGTGTCCGCGGCGACCGGAGTGGTCGCCGCGGTCGCGGTGGCGGTCAGCCTGCGCGGCGCCCGGCGTGAGCTGGCGGGTGCGGGGCCGGTAGGTGCGGCGGCCGCCGAGCGGACGGCGCCGCTGGCCGGGCTGGTCGCGGCGTTCATCTTCGCCGTGCAGATGCTGAACTTCCCGGTCGCGGCGGGCACCAGCGGGCATCTGCTGGGCGGGGCGCTGGCCGCGATACTCGTCGGCCCGTACACCGGGGTGCTGTGCGTCTCGGTCGTGCTGCTGATGCAGGGCGTGCTGTTCGCCGACGGCGGGCTGACCGCGCTGGGTGTGAACATCACCGATATGGCGATCGTGACGACCGTGGTCGCCTACGCCCTGTTCCGCGGGCTGGTGAAGGTGCTGCCGCGCAAGCGCCGCTCGATCACCGTGGCCTCGTTCGCCGCCGCGCTGCTCTCGGTGCCGGCGGCCGCGGTCGCCTTCACCGCCCTGTACGCGGTCGGCGGGACCGCGGACGTGCCGATCGGCAAGGTCTTCACCGCCATGGTGGGCGTGCATCTGCTGATCGGGATCGGCGAGGCGGCGATCACCGCCCTGACGGTCGGTGCCGTGATCGCGGTGCGCCCCGACCTCGTGTACGGCGCGCGCGGGCTGACCAAGCCGCTGGAGCTGCGGACCTCGCCGCTCGCCGCCCCGGCCGACGAGCCCGCCCCGGAGGCCGCCCCGGCACCCGTGCCCGCCGCCCCGGCCCCCGCGCGCCGCTCCGTCCGCCGCGTCTGGCTGGCCGGACTCGCCGCCGCCCTGGTGTGCGCGGGCGGCCTCAGCTACTACGCCTCCGCCAACCCCGACGGCCTGGAGAAGGTCGCCCACGACCACGGCATCGACGCCAAGACCGAGGACCACGCCGCCAAGGACTCCCCGCTCGCCGACTACGGCGTCAAGGACATCACCGACCCCCGGCTGTCCGGCGGCCTCGCCGGTGTCATCGGCGTCGGCGCGACGCTGGCCGTGGGCACGGGCGTCTTCGTCGTGGTGCGGCGCCGCCGGAGCGCCGCCACCGCGGAGCGGCCGGACGAGGGCGCCGGACGCCCGTCGGAGAGCGTCTGAGATGGGCGCGGGACACGCGCACAAGCTCTACCGGCACGGGCACTCGCCCGTGCACGCGCTGCCGGCGCACTGCAAGATCGCGGCGGTCTTCTGCTTCGTCCTCGTCGTCGTCTCCACCCCACGCGAGGCCGTCTGGGCGTTCGGGCTGTACGCGCTGCTGATCGCGGCCACCGCCGCGGCCGCGCGGATCCCGGCCGGGTTCC
This genomic stretch from Streptomyces nigrescens harbors:
- a CDS encoding alpha/beta fold hydrolase — protein: MSRRPAHVTSGPYAPPVPRTTLTATSADGARLYTEVHGPESAPAVVLAHGWTCSTAFWAPVVRELATDHKVVVYDQRGHGRSPAAGPAGHSTHALADDLVAVLEATLEAGERAVVGGHSMGGMTIMAAAERPQLRERAAAALLCSTGSADLPAESRVFPLRSPQGRRRAHRLLLRSRAPLGPVSPLAKRALKYATMGPGATAEQIEACARIVHACPAGVRARWGTVLAGLELTGGVSRLELPTAVLAGTADRLTPLVHARRLASVLPDFRGLTELPGLGHMTPIEDPGAVSGRLRALVQDHLHGTGSGPAATAEVPSGTRQKREKTA
- a CDS encoding SDR family oxidoreductase produces the protein MRASRSLQGQVVVVTGAARGVGALLARKLSARGASLALVGLEPDELRGVAAALHGPAHHWHADVTDHEAMARVAGEVKDRFGKVDVVVANAGVATGGPFVDSDPVAWKRVIEVNLIGGAVTGRAFLPVLMESRGYFLQIASLAAISPAPMMTAYCASKSGVEAFAHSLRAEVGHKGVRVGVGYLSWTDTDMVRGADQDDIMRELRSRLPWPSNKTYPLGPAVDRIVAGIERRSAHVYGQWWLRGMQSVRGYLPALVGAAGGREMRRFGDRLEGRRVGLVGAGGEADEKERADR
- a CDS encoding helix-turn-helix domain-containing protein; translated protein: MRSTGGSGGLCPAAAGDAVALVELMQQLKERSGLTYRQLEQRAAERGEVLARSTLADVLRRRTLPRAELLAVFLRACGCAEDEVGAWLAARQGIEERAAAGAGESSDAGEPPDVGARPDGGESAGGAAVPDAARRSPYRSRRVLLSGAAALVALLLAVGIPLMTGDAAAPPEAAAKASLPTGEVRIRPLRTPGLCLTDGRVLRERRYRTVAMQRPCAEAVPPQTHLTAAGAGRHRIQWTHRDHGKGCLVLLRESGLEGLLEPWDDCRAGGPAQLFRVEPAGGRTGAGGTAYRLRLSGEGAERCVTLGGDEPGATALARPCTGKDDQKFLIGPG
- a CDS encoding S41 family peptidase; translated protein: MPARPDPPGGSYLRFPHLHGGLLCFAAEDDLWIAPIAPDGEEPGRAWRLTVDRTRVGHPRFSPDGQQIAFTTWRSLDPEVHLAPVEGGPARRLTYWGSTDARVCGWTPPDHEGHSHILAVSSHGQPFSYYSWAYSLPTDGSPGGQLPWGPVSDIAVADIAGEHRTLLLSGKPPHEPASWKRYRGGAMGRMWLHGTRLLPDLHGHLDSVMFVDGRIAFLSDHEGIANVYSCLPDSTDLRRHSDHGDFYARHASTDGERIIYQCAGELWLIDDLAPDAVPRKLAVRLGGPRAGRRSYQVPAASHVTALAVDTTGRASAVGVRGSLYWLTHRDGPARTIHDVPGVRVRLPEMLGASGRIAYVTDAEGADAIEITNLPRASAPGEPRRLAAGELGRVHEMTAAPDGERLAVAANDGRLLLVDVARPEEGASEEETASGGVTELIRSTNGPVRDLAFSPDSRWLTWSHPGIGRSLRQIKMARLADRHIVDVTNGRFEDEQPVFTRDGRYLAFLSWRGFDPVYDVHTGDLSFPLGCRPYLVPLSSATPSPFALSPEGRPAAGGLDPDEVPPPAGEGPLLVEVEGLENRVTPFPVAASKYSSLEPVSGGGLVWLRWPISGALGETFANPAETSGRPTLEHFDLTKARRTELTSSLDGFALSGDGSRLVVNDEGELRAVPATEQPDSDSTVFLDLRRILHDVDPVAEWHQAFEEAGRITRAYFWEPRMCGIDWDAVLAQYRPLLDRVASPDEFADLLREVMGELGTSHAYVSGARRNEGPPHYQRAMGLLGANLVCRDGRWVVTRILPGESSDSKARSPLAGTGIREGAALTHVDGRPVDPVAGPYPLLAAAGGTTVELSFSPPEDEGPARRVAVVPLIDERPLRYQDWVAKRRAVVRELSSGRCGYLHIPDMGGSGWAQFNRDLRMEVSRPALIVDVRGNAGGNISELVIEKLTRTIMGWDLTRDAEPVSYTSNAPRGPVVAVADEMTSSDGDMITAAFKLQGLGPVVGMRTWGGVVGMTGRHRLADGTAITVPMNAAWFRLYGWGVENHGVEVDIEALRSPLHWAEGRHPQLGVAIRTALELLERHPAAMPPDLSDVPDLRRPPLPPRSGGTAEAAGA
- a CDS encoding energy-coupling factor ABC transporter permease, with amino-acid sequence MHVPDGFINAPVSAATGVVAAVAVAVSLRGARRELAGAGPVGAAAAERTAPLAGLVAAFIFAVQMLNFPVAAGTSGHLLGGALAAILVGPYTGVLCVSVVLLMQGVLFADGGLTALGVNITDMAIVTTVVAYALFRGLVKVLPRKRRSITVASFAAALLSVPAAAVAFTALYAVGGTADVPIGKVFTAMVGVHLLIGIGEAAITALTVGAVIAVRPDLVYGARGLTKPLELRTSPLAAPADEPAPEAAPAPVPAAPAPARRSVRRVWLAGLAAALVCAGGLSYYASANPDGLEKVAHDHGIDAKTEDHAAKDSPLADYGVKDITDPRLSGGLAGVIGVGATLAVGTGVFVVVRRRRSAATAERPDEGAGRPSESV